The Setaria italica strain Yugu1 chromosome VIII, Setaria_italica_v2.0, whole genome shotgun sequence genome includes the window GGCAGGAATTGCTTGTTTGCCTCACCAATTCTTCCTTTTTTACCCACCCCATAAAAGCTTCTAGAGCACAAGCAGTTTTGTTGTTGTCGATTGTGCTTAATTCTGTGCTGGGTCGACGCAGTGACCTTATCAAAGACCAAGAAGAAGCCAGGTTTAGAGCGCAAGGGCAAAGTAGTTACCGAGATAAAAGAGGCTGTCGACAAATACGGCAGTGCCTATGTCTTCACCTACGATAACATGAGGAATCAGAAGCTCAAGGACCTCAGGGAGCAGCACAAAGCATCTAGCAGGTACCCACCCACCACTTGTCTGTTTGAAACACATTGCCCCTAATACAAGGGCGCCATGCTAGTTCAACCCTTTAAAACACTGAGGTTCCGTTTAGCTTGCGCATGTTTTTATCAGCTGCATTTTCTGTTCCAGGATATTTCTTGCTGGAAAGAAGGTTATGCAGATAGCGTTGGGGCGTTCACCTGCTGATGAAGCTAAAACAGGCCTCCACAAACTTTCCAAGGTGAGTTCTTTTTCAGAACTCACTATACACTGTATTCCAGATCACTAATATGAAGTTTTGATCAAAGTATCTTCGCTTTGTTTAGTTCCTTCAAGGTGACTCTGGTTTGTTCTTTACCAATCTTCCAAGGGAGGATGTTGAGAGGTAGTATCAGTGTATTACCATTGCCTATATTCTTTTTTCATACGCTTGTTGCGGCTTACATAAAGATTGATTATGATCATATATCATATTTGCAGGCTGTTTCGAGAATTTGAGGAGCATGATTTTGCAAGGACGGGAAGTACTGCCACAGAAACGGTATTCTAgtttcttttgcttttcttcTCATGTATCTTTAGTTTCTTCAAACAAATAAGGAAGACCATTTTAGCCAGCCATTCCCCTGTGGTGACCAATGGCAAGTTTGGGCGCTTGGTGCTAACATATCAGTAGTATACTAACTCATATCCGTAGTAACATTACTTGGACAATTAAACTTATTTGCAGTAGCTCCTTAGCCTGTCTCAGGTGTTATTCTTCTTGATGTCACTGTCTCTTTTAGTCTATTGTATAATGTGTTTAGCCAAATTTACAACATTGTTTAACAAAATTCACAATTCCTCAGGTGGAGCTTAAGGAAGGCCCTCTGGAACAGTTTACACATGAAATGGAACCCTTTCTGCGCAAGCAAGGACTGCCAGTTCGCTTGAACAGAGGTTTGTAGTCTCCCCTGCATTTACACATATGCTTGAAAGCGCAAAGCAAAATTATTAAAAGTTCACTGTTGTTGCTGCAGGTGTTGTAGAGTTAATTGCAGATCATGTAGTATGTGAGGAAGGAAAACCTCTTTCACCAGAAGCGGCACAGACTCTGGTAAGGACAGCATATTACGCAGTCTTTATTTCATAATTGATTTGGA containing:
- the LOC101781686 gene encoding mRNA turnover protein 4 homolog encodes the protein MPKSKRNRPVTLSKTKKKPGLERKGKVVTEIKEAVDKYGSAYVFTYDNMRNQKLKDLREQHKASSRIFLAGKKVMQIALGRSPADEAKTGLHKLSKFLQGDSGLFFTNLPREDVERLFREFEEHDFARTGSTATETVELKEGPLEQFTHEMEPFLRKQGLPVRLNRGVVELIADHVVCEEGKPLSPEAAQTLRLLGIQMATFRLYLVCRWSCDDFEVYKEGLAHLGADDSS